One part of the Streptomyces sp. NBC_00286 genome encodes these proteins:
- a CDS encoding response regulator transcription factor: MPDQALPGPPLRVLVADDNPVVRAGLAALLDAHPDIRVVAQAPNGAEAVTYATSHCPDVVLLDVRMPGTDGLTALPSLARLAPVMMLTYSREPEVVAEALRLGAVGYLVHGEFTAEELITAVRDLRDRRPTFTASAAAVVSDVPVSNSAVPESASETVSESLSVSYEPNEFPSHMQPVMAQSSKARLAYAAGLHGRDDNGRDFGLSSREVEVMDLIAAGMNNRQIAATCFISEKTVKNHINRIFAKLHSSSRSEAIAYWLGTAHGGWNR, translated from the coding sequence ATGCCTGACCAGGCACTTCCCGGCCCGCCCTTACGAGTGCTCGTGGCCGACGACAACCCGGTCGTACGGGCGGGCCTCGCCGCCCTGCTCGACGCCCACCCCGACATCCGGGTCGTCGCGCAGGCGCCGAACGGAGCGGAGGCGGTCACGTACGCGACCAGTCACTGCCCGGACGTGGTCCTGCTGGACGTACGTATGCCCGGCACCGACGGCCTGACCGCGCTGCCCTCGCTGGCGCGCCTGGCGCCGGTGATGATGCTGACGTACAGCCGCGAACCCGAGGTGGTCGCGGAGGCGTTGCGCCTGGGTGCGGTGGGTTATCTGGTCCACGGCGAGTTCACGGCAGAGGAACTGATCACGGCGGTACGGGACTTGAGGGACCGTAGGCCTACGTTCACGGCGTCCGCCGCGGCTGTCGTTTCGGACGTACCTGTCTCGAATTCGGCGGTCCCCGAATCCGCCTCTGAAACTGTCTCGGAATCGCTCAGCGTTTCGTACGAACCGAACGAATTCCCTTCGCACATGCAACCAGTTATGGCACAGTCGTCGAAGGCCCGACTCGCCTACGCGGCGGGGCTCCACGGCCGCGACGACAACGGACGGGATTTCGGACTGAGTTCACGGGAGGTGGAGGTCATGGATCTCATCGCGGCCGGCATGAACAACCGCCAGATTGCCGCCACCTGCTTCATCAGCGAGAAGACCGTCAAGAACCACATCAACCGCATCTTCGCAAAGCTGCACAGTTCTTCGCGCAGCGAAGCGATCGCTTATTGGCTGGGTAC
- a CDS encoding sensor histidine kinase produces MTFAAPPRGREQPQRTRSVQTAKRAAGYFAEDAAAPSVRLQLNALQALCRQAFAVRLTLIAIGAPFAMANATQGPPRYGVLAAAVLGVMGSYAMLRDWDRFAPRLLAHPTLMAVDLIFGAILLLTASPASPLAYAAVCTPLLSGLLYGWRGSGIFTGLQLIVLLTVFRAWEHRPGTGASTLLIAGFCIAAGIIGVTLRNLMFHFGTASQALAEANSRLAVAEAVESERARLAREMHDSVAKTLHGLALAAEALAVSADRDTDPHALKDQAATVASAARRAAAESRDLLTDLRHHTALSTPPTDLRTELTARLDDFASRTGIRATLAYRAAPTLVLPPGAPHHLLAILSEALENTHRHATNATDATAVEVTLDVEADVDAETDASTLHLSVRDDGTGTSVSLDDVQHLAKSGHFGLLGMLERATSIGAGIELRQGEHGGTEVKVDLPLKTSGTPLPVPPSHTPQEEAAHA; encoded by the coding sequence GTGACATTTGCGGCTCCGCCGCGTGGGCGCGAACAGCCCCAACGGACCCGCAGCGTCCAAACTGCCAAGCGAGCCGCAGGCTATTTCGCCGAGGACGCGGCAGCACCAAGCGTCCGCCTCCAGCTCAACGCCCTACAGGCCCTATGCCGCCAGGCATTCGCGGTCCGCCTGACCCTGATCGCAATCGGCGCCCCCTTCGCGATGGCCAACGCGACACAAGGCCCACCCCGCTACGGCGTACTAGCCGCGGCCGTACTCGGAGTCATGGGCTCATACGCCATGCTCCGAGACTGGGACCGCTTCGCCCCGCGACTCCTCGCCCACCCCACCCTCATGGCCGTGGACCTGATCTTCGGCGCGATCCTCCTGCTGACGGCATCCCCGGCCTCCCCCCTCGCCTACGCAGCCGTCTGCACCCCCCTCCTCTCTGGCCTCCTCTACGGCTGGCGCGGCTCCGGCATCTTCACCGGCCTCCAACTCATCGTCCTGCTCACGGTGTTCAGGGCCTGGGAACACCGCCCCGGCACCGGAGCCAGCACCCTCCTCATCGCCGGCTTCTGCATCGCGGCCGGCATCATCGGCGTAACCCTGCGCAATCTGATGTTCCACTTCGGCACCGCCAGCCAGGCACTGGCGGAGGCCAACTCACGCCTCGCGGTGGCGGAGGCCGTCGAGTCCGAACGCGCTCGCCTGGCCCGCGAGATGCACGACTCGGTGGCCAAGACCCTTCACGGCCTGGCCCTGGCGGCCGAGGCCCTCGCGGTCTCCGCCGACCGCGACACGGATCCACATGCCCTGAAGGACCAGGCGGCGACGGTGGCGAGCGCGGCCCGCCGAGCCGCGGCGGAGTCCCGCGACCTCCTGACGGACCTACGCCACCACACAGCCCTGTCGACCCCACCCACAGACCTGCGAACCGAACTGACGGCAAGACTGGACGACTTCGCATCCCGTACGGGCATCAGGGCGACCCTCGCCTACCGGGCAGCCCCCACCCTCGTACTCCCTCCCGGAGCCCCGCACCACCTCCTCGCGATCCTCTCGGAGGCACTGGAGAACACGCACCGGCACGCGACGAACGCGACGGACGCGACGGCGGTGGAGGTAACCCTCGATGTCGAAGCCGATGTCGACGCCGAAACCGACGCCTCGACCCTGCACCTGTCCGTACGAGACGACGGAACCGGCACGTCCGTATCCCTCGATGACGTACAACACCTGGCGAAATCCGGCCACTTCGGTCTGCTGGGAATGCTGGAGCGCGCAACGTCGATCGGCGCGGGCATCGAACTGCGCCAAGGCGAGCACGGAGGCACGGAGGTCAAGGTGGACCTCCCCCTGAAAACCTCGGGCACTCCGCTGCCCGTACCCCCCTCACACACGCCCCAAGAGGAGGCCGCACATGCCTGA
- a CDS encoding DUF5936 domain-containing protein codes for MLALLLALLSGLAVAGLLFGIRMLRAEAKLPGDLALALEVGSTRVSQADSAVDRLGMRFAPLVLRLMGPRRVDAKRRRIDMAGNPGGLTLDRYAARRAVYGIFGVVLGLVFYTNGQLLFAALTLAFGLLAADALIWQAIRDRKEVIDRTLPDFLDVLAVVVSAGLGFRQALDRVADHYEGPWADELRITLRQMDMGVSRRQAFDELRKRNSSEQVAQFVSALQQGEELGSPIADTLIQLATDMRRTDAQNSRRRAAKTIPKATMVTLVFMLPATMILIATGMFLGSGTNFGSILGR; via the coding sequence TTGCTGGCCTTGCTCCTCGCTCTCCTGTCGGGCCTCGCCGTCGCGGGCCTCCTCTTCGGCATCCGTATGCTCCGCGCGGAAGCCAAGCTCCCCGGCGACCTGGCCCTCGCCCTGGAAGTCGGTTCCACCCGCGTCTCCCAGGCCGACTCCGCGGTCGACCGCCTCGGCATGCGCTTCGCGCCCCTCGTGCTCCGCTTGATGGGCCCGCGCCGCGTCGACGCCAAACGCCGCCGTATCGACATGGCGGGCAACCCCGGCGGCCTGACCCTGGACCGTTACGCGGCCCGCCGGGCGGTCTACGGCATCTTCGGCGTCGTACTCGGACTGGTCTTCTACACCAACGGACAGCTCCTGTTCGCCGCCCTGACCCTGGCCTTCGGCCTGCTGGCCGCCGACGCCCTCATCTGGCAGGCCATCCGCGACCGCAAGGAGGTCATCGACCGCACCCTCCCCGACTTCCTCGACGTCCTCGCGGTCGTGGTCTCGGCGGGCCTCGGCTTCCGCCAGGCCCTGGACCGCGTGGCAGACCACTACGAGGGCCCATGGGCGGACGAGCTGAGAATCACCCTGCGCCAGATGGACATGGGCGTAAGCCGCCGCCAGGCCTTCGACGAGCTGCGCAAGCGCAACTCGTCGGAGCAGGTGGCCCAGTTCGTCTCGGCGTTGCAGCAGGGCGAGGAGTTGGGTTCCCCCATCGCGGACACCCTGATCCAACTGGCCACGGACATGAGGCGAACGGACGCCCAGAACTCCCGCCGCAGGGCAGCGAAAACGATCCCCAAGGCCACGATGGTCACGCTGGTCTTCATGCTCCCGGCGACGATGATCCTGATCGCGACGGGGATGTTCTTGGGGTCGGGGACTAACTTCGGCTCGATTTTGGGACGCTGA
- a CDS encoding type II secretion system F family protein, whose amino-acid sequence MNNPTLLALGATVLCGTLAVAGVHTYASGRAQRQALVDRLSGGPLRSAAGRARRFAAVDRRLRHTRLGRGIHMRLSATGLDLTAGEFFTYVTAVVVALWLIAAAALAPFFGPIAAAIGIWGSAIFLNWQRQKRIEAFINQLPDVARLLANASAAGLALRTALAMAAEELEAPAGEELARVADQLSLGRSIDDTLGELAERLPSRELVVLVTTLVLSNKAGGSVVNSLRNLTQTLEDRKETRREVRTMLSEVNATAFTVPLLGLGSLLLINSSNEGALARVTGSPVGQILVLIAMGLYTVGFFVIRKLGKIEV is encoded by the coding sequence ATGAACAACCCCACCCTGCTCGCCCTCGGCGCCACCGTCCTGTGCGGCACACTCGCCGTCGCGGGCGTGCACACGTACGCGTCCGGTCGCGCCCAGCGCCAGGCCCTCGTCGACCGTCTCTCCGGCGGTCCGCTCCGCAGCGCCGCGGGCCGCGCCCGCCGTTTCGCGGCCGTCGACCGCCGACTGCGCCACACCCGCCTGGGCCGTGGCATCCATATGCGGCTCTCGGCCACGGGACTCGACCTGACGGCGGGCGAGTTCTTCACGTACGTCACTGCCGTCGTCGTAGCGCTCTGGCTGATCGCGGCCGCCGCCCTGGCCCCCTTCTTCGGCCCCATCGCGGCAGCGATCGGCATCTGGGGCTCCGCGATCTTCCTCAACTGGCAACGCCAGAAGCGCATTGAGGCCTTCATCAACCAACTCCCCGACGTGGCCCGCCTCCTGGCCAACGCCTCCGCCGCCGGCCTCGCTCTTCGTACGGCCCTGGCGATGGCCGCGGAGGAACTGGAGGCCCCGGCCGGTGAAGAACTGGCCCGCGTTGCCGACCAGTTGAGCCTCGGCCGCTCGATCGACGACACCCTCGGCGAACTCGCCGAACGCCTCCCGTCCCGCGAACTGGTCGTCCTGGTCACCACCTTGGTCCTCTCCAACAAGGCGGGCGGCTCCGTCGTCAACTCCCTCCGGAACCTCACCCAGACCCTGGAGGACCGCAAGGAAACCCGCCGCGAGGTCCGCACGATGCTCTCCGAGGTCAACGCCACCGCTTTCACGGTCCCGCTCCTGGGCCTGGGCTCGCTGTTGCTCATCAACTCCTCGAACGAGGGCGCCCTGGCCCGGGTGACCGGCTCCCCGGTAGGCCAGATCCTCGTCCTCATCGCCATGGGCCTCTACACGGTCGGCTTCTTCGTCATCCGCAAACTCGGCAAGATCGAAGTGTGA
- a CDS encoding CpaF family protein produces the protein MSLKARIAAPEEGGAGREDGHLVAVYRAKLLEEIDLAEMSSLAAAERRMRLERVLGHIISREGPVLSSSERSQLIRRVVDEALGLGVLEPLLADASITEIMVNGPDSIFVERAGRVEQLPLRFASNEQLMQTIERIVSTVNRRVDESNPMVDARLPTGERVNVIIPPLALTGPTLTIRRFPRAYTLPELIGLGSLDEQMLMLLAAFVRARFNVIVSGGTGTGKTTLLNALSGLIPAHERIITIEDSAELQLQQEHVIRLESRPPNVEGKGQITIRDLVRNSLRMRPDRIIVGEVRGGETLDMLQAMSTGHDGSLATVHANSAEDALMRLQTLGSMSEVQIPFEALKDQINSAVDVVVQLARHADGSRKVTEIALLISHGREQFRIAPVTRFVPRPTGPDRVVHGHFEHLPLPRPVAEKLYVAGEPLPPAFRVAEAIDVLQTRQAIG, from the coding sequence ATGAGCCTCAAGGCCCGTATCGCCGCCCCCGAAGAGGGCGGAGCCGGCCGCGAGGACGGCCACCTCGTCGCCGTCTACCGTGCCAAGCTGCTCGAAGAGATCGACCTGGCTGAGATGTCCAGCCTCGCGGCGGCCGAGCGACGCATGCGCCTTGAGCGAGTACTCGGGCACATCATCAGCCGCGAGGGCCCGGTCCTGTCGTCCTCCGAGCGGTCACAGCTCATACGGCGGGTCGTCGACGAAGCGCTCGGGCTCGGCGTACTCGAACCCCTGCTCGCCGACGCGTCCATCACCGAGATCATGGTCAACGGACCCGACTCCATCTTCGTGGAGCGAGCCGGACGCGTGGAGCAGCTCCCCCTCCGCTTCGCCTCCAACGAGCAGCTCATGCAGACCATCGAGCGCATCGTGTCGACGGTCAACAGGCGCGTAGACGAGTCGAACCCCATGGTCGACGCCCGCCTCCCCACCGGCGAACGCGTCAACGTCATCATCCCGCCGCTCGCCCTCACCGGCCCGACCCTCACGATCCGCCGCTTCCCCCGCGCCTACACGCTCCCGGAGCTGATCGGCCTCGGCTCGCTCGACGAGCAGATGCTCATGCTGCTCGCGGCCTTCGTCCGGGCCCGCTTCAACGTCATCGTCAGCGGCGGTACGGGCACCGGCAAGACCACCCTCCTCAACGCCCTCTCCGGCCTCATCCCGGCCCACGAGCGCATCATCACCATCGAGGACTCCGCCGAACTCCAGCTCCAGCAGGAGCACGTGATCCGCCTCGAGTCCCGCCCCCCGAACGTCGAGGGCAAGGGCCAGATCACCATCCGCGACCTGGTCCGCAACTCACTGCGTATGCGCCCCGACCGCATCATCGTCGGTGAGGTCCGAGGCGGCGAGACCCTCGACATGCTCCAGGCCATGTCGACCGGCCACGACGGTTCGCTGGCCACCGTGCACGCGAACTCCGCCGAAGACGCCCTCATGCGCCTCCAGACCCTCGGCTCGATGTCCGAGGTCCAGATCCCCTTCGAGGCGCTGAAGGACCAGATCAACTCGGCCGTGGACGTGGTCGTCCAGCTCGCCCGCCACGCGGACGGCTCCCGCAAGGTCACCGAGATCGCCCTGCTCATCTCGCACGGCCGCGAACAGTTCCGTATCGCCCCCGTCACCCGCTTCGTGCCGCGCCCCACCGGCCCGGATCGCGTCGTCCACGGCCACTTCGAGCATCTCCCGCTGCCGCGCCCGGTCGCCGAGAAGCTGTACGTCGCGGGCGAGCCGCTGCCGCCCGCCTTCCGCGTGGCCGAGGCCATCGACGTACTCCAGACGAGGCAGGCCATCGGATGA
- a CDS encoding TadE/TadG family type IV pilus assembly protein: MNVLRKLCRRARDDRGVSMLEFAGFLPILLLVGLAAIQLGLVGYAANQAGSGARAAARVASQGEAGEAAGYAAMSDWLDATVSAPEGGGDTTTATVTVQVPLLIPFVGEGWQVEKKATMPNDDDDG, from the coding sequence ATGAACGTACTCCGGAAACTGTGCAGGCGAGCCAGGGATGACCGTGGCGTCTCCATGCTGGAGTTCGCCGGCTTCCTGCCCATCCTGCTGCTCGTAGGGCTGGCCGCCATCCAGCTGGGCCTGGTCGGATACGCCGCCAACCAGGCCGGATCCGGCGCGCGCGCCGCCGCACGGGTCGCCTCACAGGGCGAGGCGGGCGAGGCGGCCGGGTACGCCGCGATGAGCGACTGGCTCGACGCGACCGTATCCGCTCCGGAAGGAGGCGGCGACACGACCACCGCCACGGTGACCGTGCAGGTCCCGCTGCTCATCCCGTTCGTAGGGGAGGGCTGGCAGGTGGAGAAGAAGGCCACGATGCCCAACGATGACGATGACGGCTGA
- a CDS encoding AAA family ATPase, protein MTIRILPAVGDIDSARALSTLLSQLPDAEPAAPVPDTTALLDTLAQLASESLDELPEVVLVHERIGPMSALDVIRDVVMRFPAVGVVLITADTSTGVLTAAMDSGARGIIGLPLGYDALAERVQAAAAWSLGMRRHLSSGTPELYAGPGGTVVTVTGAKGGVGATVTAVQLALAARASGRTVALLDFDLQSGDVASYLDVQFRRSVADLAGISDINPRVLQDAVYTHDTGLGLLLAPAEGERGEEITDRAARQVLQALRTRYEIVVVDCGAQMNSATAAAVELADQALLLVTPDVVAVRAAKRMVRLWDRLQIRKAEETLTVVNRASRGTEIQPSLVERVTGTKVAHVAVPAAFKELQSVVDAGRMQDLDARSTVKQALWALAGELGLVAVKEGGGGKRRKTSSDRGALALRRKGGDRGAVTLEFAGMFPLLLVVMTILWQCVLYGYTYSLAGNAADEAARAATAAAASGAGAEGACADAGQEHLPNAWQGAQIGCTQEGDVWRASVRAEVPLFFPGFDAGWTVQGEAGAAVEGEDDG, encoded by the coding sequence ATGACCATCCGCATCCTCCCGGCCGTCGGCGACATCGACTCGGCCCGCGCCCTCTCCACGCTGCTGAGCCAGCTCCCCGACGCCGAACCCGCCGCGCCGGTCCCGGACACGACGGCGCTCCTGGACACCCTGGCGCAGCTCGCGTCGGAGTCCCTGGACGAGTTGCCCGAGGTCGTCCTCGTCCATGAGCGGATAGGTCCGATGTCCGCGCTGGACGTCATCCGCGATGTGGTGATGCGGTTCCCGGCGGTCGGGGTCGTCCTCATCACCGCCGACACCAGTACGGGCGTACTGACCGCGGCGATGGACTCCGGCGCCCGCGGCATCATCGGCCTGCCCCTCGGATACGACGCCCTCGCCGAACGCGTCCAGGCCGCCGCCGCCTGGTCGCTCGGCATGCGGCGCCATCTCAGCAGCGGTACGCCGGAGCTGTACGCGGGGCCAGGGGGCACCGTCGTCACGGTCACCGGGGCGAAGGGCGGTGTGGGCGCGACGGTCACGGCGGTCCAACTCGCCCTCGCGGCGAGGGCATCGGGCCGTACGGTCGCCTTGCTGGACTTCGATCTCCAGTCGGGCGACGTGGCCTCGTACCTCGACGTGCAGTTCCGCCGATCCGTGGCCGACCTCGCCGGGATCAGCGACATCAACCCGCGCGTCCTCCAGGACGCCGTCTACACCCACGACACCGGGCTCGGGCTGCTGCTGGCCCCGGCGGAGGGCGAACGCGGCGAGGAGATCACCGACCGGGCGGCCCGCCAGGTCCTGCAGGCGCTGCGTACCCGTTACGAGATCGTGGTCGTCGACTGCGGCGCCCAGATGAACTCCGCGACCGCCGCCGCCGTCGAACTCGCCGACCAGGCCCTCCTCCTCGTCACCCCGGACGTCGTCGCCGTCCGCGCCGCCAAACGCATGGTCCGCCTCTGGGACCGCCTCCAGATCCGCAAGGCCGAGGAGACCCTGACGGTCGTCAACCGCGCCTCACGCGGTACGGAGATCCAGCCGTCCCTCGTCGAACGCGTCACCGGCACGAAGGTGGCTCACGTCGCGGTACCCGCCGCCTTCAAGGAACTCCAGTCCGTGGTCGACGCCGGCCGCATGCAGGACCTGGACGCCCGCTCCACGGTGAAGCAGGCGCTGTGGGCCCTGGCGGGCGAACTGGGTCTGGTGGCCGTCAAGGAAGGGGGCGGCGGCAAGCGCCGCAAGACCTCCTCGGACCGGGGTGCGCTGGCTCTGCGCCGCAAGGGCGGCGACCGGGGCGCGGTGACGCTGGAGTTCGCCGGGATGTTCCCGCTGCTGCTGGTCGTGATGACGATCCTTTGGCAGTGCGTGTTGTACGGCTACACGTACTCCCTGGCCGGGAACGCGGCGGATGAGGCGGCGCGGGCGGCTACGGCGGCGGCTGCTTCTGGGGCGGGGGCGGAGGGTGCTTGTGCGGATGCGGGCCAGGAGCACCTGCCCAACGCCTGGCAGGGCGCCCAAATCGGTTGCACGCAGGAAGGTGACGTCTGGAGGGCCAGCGTCAGAGCCGAAGTCCCGCTCTTCTTCCCGGGCTTCGACGCGGGCTGGACGGTCCAGGGCGAGGCGGGTGCGGCCGTGGAGGGGGAGGACGACGGATGA
- the cpaB gene encoding Flp pilus assembly protein CpaB, whose translation MNSRQRRGVILLVLSVLCAVGAFAGVLSVIRDVNSKVGPEVAAYRLKSDVAPYRELSASQFEKVSMPERWLSSTAVTDLSEIRGKIAVTRLEKGSLLQQDMIVERPELEAGQQEIAIMIDAATGVAGKINPGARVNIYATFEAENDNGKDQSKVIVENARVIDVGKLTALDPSQNSDDRRRTATEAVPITFALTTADTQRVAYAESFATHVRLALVAGGSDTVVAPDDRSYTLDEDK comes from the coding sequence GTGAACTCACGCCAGCGCCGAGGCGTCATCCTGCTGGTCCTCTCGGTCCTGTGCGCCGTAGGCGCCTTCGCCGGAGTCCTCTCGGTGATCCGCGACGTGAACTCGAAGGTCGGCCCAGAGGTCGCGGCGTACCGCCTGAAGAGCGATGTCGCGCCCTACCGGGAGTTGTCGGCCAGCCAGTTCGAGAAGGTCTCGATGCCCGAGCGGTGGCTGTCCTCGACCGCCGTCACCGACCTCTCCGAGATCCGCGGCAAGATCGCGGTCACTCGGCTTGAGAAGGGCTCCCTGCTCCAGCAGGACATGATCGTGGAGCGGCCCGAGCTGGAAGCCGGCCAGCAGGAGATCGCGATCATGATCGACGCGGCGACCGGTGTGGCGGGCAAGATCAACCCGGGTGCGCGGGTCAACATCTACGCCACCTTCGAGGCCGAGAACGACAACGGCAAGGACCAGTCGAAGGTCATCGTCGAGAACGCCAGGGTCATCGACGTCGGCAAACTCACCGCCCTCGATCCCTCCCAGAACAGCGACGACCGCCGCCGCACCGCGACCGAGGCCGTCCCGATCACCTTCGCCCTCACCACCGCCGACACCCAACGCGTCGCCTACGCCGAGTCGTTCGCGACCCATGTACGCCTCGCCCTGGTCGCGGGCGGCTCCGACACCGTCGTCGCACCCGACGACCGCTCGTACACCCTCGACGAGGACAAGTAG
- a CDS encoding putative T7SS-secreted protein, translating into MGATPGEQQLGQTEDANELVHGNPGRIRESAKHLKDFQKAFDKVGGGMRQLHSSHWKGKAADTFRELLAGMRPPKSCATAVFGSTSRSSRPHAPAAAGLPAARTTIGITDRGHPWPS; encoded by the coding sequence CTGGGCGCCACCCCCGGCGAGCAGCAACTCGGCCAGACCGAGGACGCGAACGAACTCGTACACGGCAACCCGGGACGCATCCGCGAAAGCGCCAAGCACCTGAAGGACTTCCAGAAGGCCTTCGACAAGGTCGGCGGGGGCATGCGCCAGCTGCACTCCTCGCACTGGAAGGGCAAGGCGGCCGACACTTTCCGCGAGCTACTGGCGGGGATGCGGCCGCCAAAGTCCTGCGCCACCGCGGTCTTTGGCTCAACATCCCGTTCAAGTAGGCCGCATGCGCCTGCCGCCGCCGGGCTCCCGGCTGCCCGAACAACGATTGGAATCACAGACCGGGGACATCCCTGGCCCTCTTGA
- a CDS encoding ATP-binding protein, whose translation MPETTPTPAPTPTPTWECHLHLTNNPRAPRIARRTIRTALLDYNCSLELTDTAELLTSELVSNAVKHSDGPVTVRLRTRAGVVRIGVMDDHPELPAPLPCTPDEDFGRGLYLVDTLADSWGRYPITDPSRTPGWKVVWFELAADHW comes from the coding sequence ATGCCCGAAACCACCCCGACCCCCGCTCCCACACCCACTCCCACCTGGGAATGCCACCTCCACCTGACCAACAACCCCCGAGCCCCACGCATCGCCCGCCGCACGATCCGAACGGCCCTCCTCGACTACAACTGCTCCCTCGAACTGACCGACACCGCAGAGCTGTTGACCTCGGAACTGGTCTCGAACGCGGTAAAACACTCCGACGGCCCGGTAACCGTCAGACTCCGCACCCGCGCCGGAGTCGTACGCATCGGAGTCATGGACGACCACCCAGAACTCCCCGCCCCACTGCCCTGCACCCCCGACGAGGACTTCGGCCGGGGCCTGTACCTGGTGGACACCTTGGCGGACTCCTGGGGCCGCTACCCCATCACCGACCCTTCCCGAACGCCCGGTTGGAAGGTGGTGTGGTTCGAACTGGCCGCTGACCACTGGTAG
- a CDS encoding helix-turn-helix domain-containing protein produces MPPRTTPTERQRRLGSELRRMRTAAGMTADQAAGLLGLDRAKISNIETGIRTISPERLRTLACNCACSDQAYVEALVNMVGRNARGWWERYRGSLSPGLLDIAELESYAVRMRTAHTAHVPGLFQTSDHALELFRAVLPPLPEHEIALRLAFRAERQQVLEGENPPEYVGIVHEAALRMQFGGPKVARAQLDHLLTVSERPAVRLLVIPFSAGTFPGAGQTVNYLEGPVPQLDTAQVDRAHGPEFLGEEAQLAKYRAHLDWMERIALSPEASRDFIRDIASSL; encoded by the coding sequence ATGCCACCGAGGACCACTCCCACGGAGCGTCAAAGGCGTCTGGGCAGCGAGTTGCGCCGGATGCGGACGGCCGCGGGAATGACGGCGGATCAAGCCGCCGGGCTGCTCGGGCTCGACCGGGCGAAGATCTCCAATATCGAGACCGGCATCCGCACCATCAGCCCCGAGCGGCTACGCACCTTGGCCTGCAACTGCGCCTGCTCGGACCAGGCGTACGTGGAGGCGTTGGTGAACATGGTGGGGCGCAACGCCCGTGGCTGGTGGGAGCGTTACCGGGGTTCCCTCTCCCCCGGCCTGCTGGACATCGCCGAGCTGGAGTCGTACGCCGTACGTATGCGGACCGCCCACACCGCGCACGTCCCGGGCCTGTTCCAGACCAGCGACCACGCCCTCGAACTCTTCCGGGCCGTGCTGCCGCCGCTGCCCGAGCATGAGATCGCCCTGCGTCTCGCCTTCCGTGCCGAGCGACAGCAGGTACTGGAGGGCGAGAACCCGCCCGAGTACGTGGGCATCGTTCACGAGGCCGCGCTGCGCATGCAGTTCGGCGGCCCCAAGGTGGCTCGCGCCCAGCTCGACCACCTGCTCACCGTGTCCGAGCGCCCGGCGGTCCGATTGCTCGTCATCCCGTTCTCGGCGGGCACCTTCCCTGGGGCCGGGCAGACCGTCAACTACCTCGAAGGTCCCGTGCCGCAGCTGGACACCGCCCAGGTCGACAGGGCACACGGGCCGGAATTCCTCGGCGAAGAAGCGCAGTTGGCCAAGTACCGTGCACACCTCGACTGGATGGAGCGCATCGCCCTCTCACCGGAGGCCTCGCGCGACTTCATCCGCGACATCGCCAGCAGCCTGTGA
- a CDS encoding LppU/SCO3897 family protein: MRFLRREGVFCRTCGLAVFRKMQADTLLQGWWGALSAFITPITLLMNLGALSALRRIPEPQGPSWRPPLDPGKPVMKRPAGLIAAVPLAAVAAAVAVVVAAVPVLFVIGLVKGDDRPEPLTVGSCARNDGSWSDQDLKTVSCSSSDAQFRVTEPSEAGCPTGDLLAYPEYSEDQATLLCLHPLER; this comes from the coding sequence ATGCGCTTCCTGCGGCGCGAGGGGGTGTTCTGCCGGACCTGCGGGCTGGCCGTCTTCCGGAAGATGCAGGCGGACACTCTGCTGCAGGGCTGGTGGGGTGCTCTGTCCGCCTTCATCACGCCCATCACCTTGCTGATGAACCTCGGCGCCCTGTCCGCCTTGCGCCGCATACCCGAGCCGCAGGGTCCAAGTTGGCGACCGCCGCTTGATCCGGGCAAGCCGGTGATGAAGCGTCCGGCGGGGCTGATCGCCGCCGTGCCGCTGGCAGCGGTGGCGGCAGCGGTGGCCGTGGTGGTGGCGGCCGTTCCGGTGCTGTTCGTCATCGGTCTGGTCAAGGGAGACGACCGGCCGGAACCGCTCACGGTCGGATCGTGCGCCCGCAACGACGGCTCCTGGAGCGACCAGGACCTGAAGACCGTGTCCTGCAGCTCGTCCGACGCGCAATTTCGTGTCACAGAACCGTCGGAGGCGGGTTGCCCCACCGGGGACCTGCTCGCCTACCCGGAGTACAGCGAGGATCAAGCGACCCTCCTCTGCTTGCATCCTCTCGAGCGTTGA